A window of Capsicum annuum cultivar UCD-10X-F1 unplaced genomic scaffold, UCD10Xv1.1 ctg82056, whole genome shotgun sequence contains these coding sequences:
- the LOC124895430 gene encoding linoleate 13S-lipoxygenase 3-1, chloroplastic-like: MCACILLGRLTKSCGSFLVSIQTGLCRRNLRRRKSTMEAISENFIKVVPKKTVKFKVQSVVTIRNKNNEDTKKKIVIHLVAFTNKIRRNVALELISTEIDSIIDMKKLVEIRDGHDDAA, encoded by the exons ATGTGTGCATGCATATTGTTAGGAAGGCTTACAAAGAGTTGTGGGTCCTTTCTTGTTTCAATTCAGACAGGATTGTGTAGGAGAAATTTAAGGAGAAGGAAGAGTACCATGGAAGCTATAAGTGAAAATTTCATCAAAGTGGTGCCTAAAAAGACAGTGAAATTCAAAGTTCAATCTGTAGTTACAATAAGGAACAAGAACAATGAAGATACGAAGAAGAAAATTGTGATACATTTAGTTGCTTTCACTAACAAAATCAGAAGAAATGTCGCTTTGGAACTCATCAGCACTGAAATCGACTCAA TTATTGATATGAAAAAACTAGTGGAAATTAGAGATGGTCATGATGATGCTGCTTGA